One genomic window of Paenibacillus xylanilyticus includes the following:
- a CDS encoding S-layer homology domain-containing protein, giving the protein MNRRRILKRSIAIALLSSMILTTGMPLTSLPAVYAESLPQEDSQEQTQVTQAVNVQVDHTPADWIYEMQDYTVTATVYGTDQSWTGRISYSVDGQMYAPVELVPLEKNPETYVGNIPGENLIGSELNYAIDIMDEEGKIIQSTGYSTSIRPSMSLMQQSTGPDLLITEMVPDTTNLPNLSTDAYEFVEVYNNTDHEINFKDYTFFYNNKDTWKTEEDMDIRIPAHSPVVFWILNGSNNDLTAEQFNLNYGTSLSEGEHLFRIQGGAGMANGSARSLVIKNQANESIVSAAYEPAQVKANMGIFFKHPAAGSTQMSVMENSGKISATPGSIDPAQAVPPVVEEGSQIEIMHTAPTDALAIQDVEIKAQIKNLGTNADGSKPAVKLLYKTPAQHRYSVTVMTNIGETNEYTATIPASALTEPELQYRIQAGNMDKPYLAQVQGDAFDPSKAPTLLITELVPNTTNVPGTSSDAYEYIEIYNNTDQPVNFKNYCLYYRYPDKGPSADVEWGTVHPDFVIPAQQSVAFWIKNSTNTAYTEEDFNQFYKTNLIPNVTLHSIQSDGMANSGRRALVIKTNTGKEISSAYYDADQTYENGTKSDETKEDKAITYTYPRNGSTMMIKSSSGMETPSPGSILPEQVPSVPVHIELDTVPPTVQDMTKVTGADQANGLELIVDAKDNREVTSVEVFVRSDKQTEFTAHRLTEDYDDLMYHYNMSPADLIGRKTIEYYFVASDGINETRTEPAVISVTGGVSDEPLRLNVKELDTIRGVHTIKGTSPAVGMKASLSIDGGVLPDDSTYAALEHDAYFVFEAVNVDYYFKNAVTMGPPELEDKSILYTFMNPITSYTTLSFPIDSERLIQGDNVIYIRAGSKTSPFDQRPEENKDDFEVKNVRLLLADGTEIWDPAYAEKEKQIKMGDSTGKSESIGFHFELKPEHLTAKAYEWDTTRISDGAHQVALTDGQEQLTAKVMVDNTPPVIKPTVEEGKTYRGEFIIDAEIQDAIAGVDKVNVKLDGNVITLPLKTSSGEIPGGNHVLQIQATDKVGNVAESTVKFELPDENPLPPELVAPKQNQTNVGTDANLTVKVQDPSKDNMNVTFYKGYKYDATRAKGFAGYLNTSVTEPPREMVPSGEKAMNAEDYQKIAAIDGTYLVNDSVEQFPYQRFEVKLDPTVKSTDRVEIEWQGKSLEGRKVSLYAWSISEQKWNQLDQVIAGTEDFELKAVVQAGDYENEDVIQIMVQDEIAETAAASGNKPTPESQDPYDFSFVWMSDTQYYSQSYPLIYQNIVNWITGQKENMNIKYVIHTGDVVDKADQEYQWIEADKNMKVLEDASIPYGVLAGNHDVGHQDNDYAKFQQYFGADRFINNQVFSGSYENNRGHYDLVSANGNDFVIVYMGWGLGEKEIEWMNDIVSKYPERKAILCLHEYLLVSNNRSPIADQIFEKVVKPNKNVIAALSGHYHDAELKVDQLDDNGDGIPDRNVYQMLADYQGAPEGGLGYIRLMQFDMANNKLHIKTYSPYLDDYNYYDPETEQGKDEFSLDLGLAPATKRVATDYIGIKVYTDEKIGSKTNVASGREASVVWKGLSNASYYQWYAKAEDEHSGSALSDIWGFSTGSSAPGGQTPGNGGGSGNSNPAAPAENNNVTMPAAPISNGQITLNPSSDGTYRAEAEALEQAASSASGGKVVITLAGIQEQNENGEFDVYLPASAVKKVNAEGFSIVISSPVLKVTLPAGSLPQEWGETEQLLLRFSTAYNESAKQLLDNSLSGYQHYSRTELVQSLRMFFIQGENETEITKFGSPVEMDRILTAEQQKQIQSEYAGVYLLGQGMEYQGGRFAAGTVTFEAQQPGLYAILEYHKPFKDMKDSWAERYVYSLAAKHLIQGMDTENYGPALQVSRGDFITLIMRAAGLNSSGKTEVYADVPANAYYAAAVAQATELGIVQGNGNLFRPKDSISREEAAMMLMKAQQVLFMEKQESTVRAEFSDQGQVSAWAQAAVEHVNAHGLMTGKANLRFDPKGKVTRAEMAKIVYMLIQE; this is encoded by the coding sequence TTGAACAGAAGAAGGATTCTTAAGCGAAGTATTGCAATCGCTTTATTAAGCAGCATGATCTTGACAACAGGGATGCCTCTCACATCACTACCCGCAGTTTATGCAGAAAGCCTACCGCAGGAAGACAGCCAGGAACAGACACAAGTCACTCAAGCTGTAAACGTTCAGGTAGACCACACTCCGGCGGATTGGATTTACGAAATGCAGGATTACACGGTTACTGCAACGGTATATGGCACAGACCAGTCATGGACCGGGCGTATCTCTTATTCGGTAGACGGACAAATGTATGCTCCGGTGGAGCTTGTACCCTTAGAGAAGAATCCGGAAACCTATGTGGGGAACATTCCTGGTGAGAATTTGATCGGCAGTGAGTTAAACTATGCCATTGACATCATGGATGAGGAAGGAAAAATCATTCAATCGACAGGATACTCGACTTCCATTAGACCATCCATGTCTCTAATGCAGCAGTCCACAGGACCTGATCTGCTGATTACCGAGATGGTACCAGACACGACCAATTTGCCCAACCTCAGTACGGATGCGTATGAGTTTGTTGAGGTGTATAACAACACGGATCATGAGATTAATTTTAAAGACTACACTTTCTTCTACAATAATAAGGATACCTGGAAGACAGAAGAAGATATGGACATTAGGATTCCTGCTCACAGTCCGGTCGTATTCTGGATTTTGAACGGAAGCAATAACGATCTTACGGCTGAGCAATTTAATCTGAATTATGGAACATCTCTGTCCGAAGGGGAGCACTTATTCCGTATACAGGGTGGAGCTGGTATGGCGAATGGAAGTGCCAGGTCACTTGTGATCAAAAATCAAGCCAACGAGAGTATCGTTTCAGCAGCTTATGAACCGGCTCAGGTTAAAGCGAATATGGGCATTTTCTTCAAACATCCGGCAGCTGGAAGCACGCAGATGAGTGTTATGGAGAATTCCGGGAAAATCTCAGCCACACCAGGATCCATTGATCCGGCACAGGCTGTTCCGCCAGTTGTGGAAGAAGGGTCCCAGATCGAAATTATGCATACGGCTCCAACTGACGCCTTGGCTATTCAGGATGTTGAGATCAAGGCGCAGATCAAGAATCTGGGTACAAATGCAGATGGAAGCAAGCCTGCGGTTAAGCTATTGTACAAGACGCCTGCCCAGCACAGATACAGTGTAACAGTCATGACGAATATAGGTGAAACAAACGAGTATACAGCAACAATTCCGGCGTCGGCACTTACCGAGCCTGAATTGCAATACCGGATACAAGCAGGCAATATGGACAAGCCGTATTTGGCACAGGTTCAAGGGGATGCATTCGATCCGAGCAAAGCACCTACGCTGCTTATCACTGAGCTTGTGCCGAATACAACGAATGTACCGGGTACGTCCTCGGATGCCTATGAGTATATCGAGATCTATAACAATACAGACCAACCGGTTAACTTTAAAAATTACTGCCTGTACTATCGTTATCCGGACAAAGGACCAAGCGCGGATGTGGAATGGGGGACAGTTCATCCCGATTTTGTTATTCCTGCGCAGCAATCGGTTGCATTTTGGATCAAAAATAGCACGAACACTGCTTATACCGAGGAAGATTTCAACCAATTCTATAAAACCAACCTCATCCCCAATGTTACGCTGCACTCGATCCAGAGTGATGGCATGGCGAATTCCGGCCGCAGAGCGCTCGTGATCAAAACGAATACCGGCAAGGAAATTTCCTCTGCCTATTACGATGCTGATCAGACTTATGAGAATGGAACCAAAAGTGATGAAACGAAGGAAGATAAAGCGATCACTTACACCTATCCGAGAAACGGCAGCACAATGATGATCAAGTCAAGCTCCGGAATGGAAACACCATCGCCAGGCAGCATCTTGCCGGAACAAGTTCCTTCCGTGCCCGTCCATATCGAGTTGGATACCGTTCCGCCAACGGTTCAGGATATGACGAAAGTGACCGGAGCGGATCAAGCGAACGGATTAGAGCTGATCGTCGATGCCAAAGATAACCGTGAGGTAACATCCGTGGAAGTATTCGTTCGTTCAGATAAACAGACTGAATTTACGGCACATCGTTTGACGGAAGATTATGATGACCTGATGTACCACTATAACATGTCACCGGCCGATCTCATCGGACGCAAAACCATCGAGTACTATTTCGTTGCTTCGGACGGTATTAACGAAACGAGAACCGAACCAGCCGTTATATCCGTGACCGGAGGAGTAAGCGATGAACCGCTTCGACTGAATGTGAAGGAATTGGATACCATTCGTGGTGTGCATACCATTAAAGGGACCTCGCCAGCGGTGGGCATGAAGGCCAGCCTCAGTATAGACGGTGGAGTTCTGCCGGATGACAGTACGTATGCTGCGCTTGAGCATGATGCATATTTCGTATTTGAAGCCGTTAATGTCGATTATTATTTTAAAAATGCAGTAACCATGGGACCACCAGAGCTGGAGGACAAGTCGATTCTCTATACGTTCATGAACCCAATTACAAGCTATACGACATTATCCTTTCCTATTGATTCAGAACGTTTAATTCAGGGGGATAATGTGATCTACATCCGGGCGGGTTCCAAAACCTCGCCGTTTGATCAGCGTCCAGAGGAAAACAAAGATGATTTTGAAGTCAAAAACGTACGCTTGCTACTGGCTGACGGAACTGAAATATGGGATCCGGCCTACGCTGAAAAAGAAAAACAGATTAAAATGGGCGATTCTACAGGGAAAAGCGAATCGATCGGCTTCCATTTTGAATTGAAGCCGGAACATCTTACGGCTAAAGCCTATGAATGGGACACCACCCGTATTAGCGATGGAGCACATCAAGTCGCTTTAACCGATGGTCAAGAGCAGTTAACGGCCAAAGTCATGGTGGACAATACGCCACCAGTTATCAAGCCAACCGTGGAAGAAGGCAAAACCTATCGTGGTGAATTCATCATCGATGCTGAAATCCAGGATGCGATAGCCGGCGTAGACAAGGTTAATGTGAAGCTGGATGGTAATGTAATTACTCTTCCATTAAAAACCTCATCGGGAGAGATACCGGGTGGGAATCATGTCCTGCAAATTCAGGCAACGGATAAGGTGGGTAACGTTGCGGAGAGCACGGTAAAGTTTGAATTGCCCGATGAGAACCCGCTACCACCGGAATTGGTGGCGCCTAAGCAAAATCAAACGAATGTTGGCACAGACGCGAATCTGACAGTTAAAGTTCAGGACCCAAGCAAAGACAACATGAATGTGACCTTTTACAAAGGGTATAAATACGATGCAACCCGAGCCAAAGGTTTTGCAGGGTACCTGAATACTTCCGTTACGGAGCCGCCTAGAGAGATGGTTCCTTCCGGAGAAAAAGCCATGAATGCAGAGGATTACCAAAAAATTGCTGCGATCGACGGAACATATCTGGTCAATGATTCGGTTGAGCAGTTTCCTTACCAACGCTTCGAAGTGAAGCTTGATCCAACCGTGAAAAGTACTGATCGTGTTGAAATCGAATGGCAGGGCAAGTCGCTAGAAGGAAGAAAAGTAAGCTTGTATGCCTGGAGCATAAGCGAGCAAAAATGGAATCAACTGGATCAGGTGATTGCCGGTACAGAAGATTTTGAATTAAAGGCTGTGGTACAGGCGGGTGATTATGAAAACGAAGATGTCATCCAGATTATGGTGCAGGATGAAATAGCGGAAACAGCTGCTGCTTCGGGGAATAAGCCTACACCGGAGTCACAGGACCCGTACGATTTTTCATTTGTTTGGATGTCGGATACGCAGTACTATTCCCAAAGTTATCCCCTAATTTATCAAAACATCGTCAACTGGATCACCGGGCAAAAGGAAAATATGAACATCAAATACGTTATTCATACCGGGGATGTCGTCGACAAAGCAGATCAGGAATACCAATGGATTGAAGCAGACAAAAACATGAAGGTACTTGAGGATGCTTCGATACCTTATGGAGTACTGGCAGGAAATCACGACGTGGGACACCAGGATAACGATTACGCGAAGTTCCAGCAATACTTTGGAGCCGACCGGTTCATCAATAATCAGGTATTTAGCGGTTCATATGAGAATAACCGTGGACACTATGATTTGGTTTCAGCGAACGGTAATGACTTTGTCATAGTGTATATGGGATGGGGACTTGGTGAGAAAGAGATTGAATGGATGAACGACATCGTTTCCAAGTATCCGGAACGTAAAGCCATTCTCTGTCTGCATGAGTATTTGCTCGTATCCAACAACCGTTCACCGATCGCCGATCAAATTTTTGAGAAGGTTGTAAAACCGAACAAAAACGTGATTGCTGCCCTTTCCGGGCACTATCACGATGCCGAGCTTAAGGTCGATCAGCTGGATGATAACGGAGATGGCATTCCCGATCGCAACGTGTATCAAATGCTGGCAGATTATCAAGGTGCTCCTGAAGGAGGACTTGGTTATATCCGGCTTATGCAGTTTGACATGGCAAACAACAAGCTCCATATCAAAACGTATTCACCTTATCTAGATGACTACAACTATTACGATCCAGAGACCGAACAAGGCAAAGATGAGTTTAGCCTGGATCTTGGTTTGGCACCAGCAACCAAGCGAGTAGCCACGGATTACATCGGGATTAAAGTTTATACGGATGAGAAGATAGGCTCAAAAACGAACGTAGCGAGTGGACGAGAAGCCTCTGTGGTATGGAAGGGACTCTCTAATGCAAGCTACTATCAATGGTATGCCAAAGCAGAAGATGAGCATAGTGGAAGTGCTCTGTCCGATATTTGGGGATTCTCTACAGGGAGCTCGGCTCCAGGGGGACAGACTCCGGGTAATGGAGGAGGTTCAGGTAACAGTAATCCGGCAGCTCCTGCTGAAAATAATAATGTGACGATGCCAGCAGCGCCGATCAGCAATGGTCAAATTACGCTTAATCCATCTTCGGACGGTACTTATCGTGCTGAAGCAGAAGCGCTCGAGCAAGCCGCCAGTTCAGCGAGTGGAGGAAAAGTAGTCATTACCCTTGCTGGCATACAAGAGCAGAACGAGAACGGGGAGTTTGATGTATACCTGCCTGCCAGTGCCGTGAAAAAGGTGAATGCAGAAGGGTTCTCCATCGTGATCTCATCACCTGTATTAAAAGTCACGCTCCCGGCTGGTTCCCTGCCGCAAGAATGGGGAGAGACAGAACAGCTGCTTCTGCGTTTCAGTACTGCATATAACGAAAGTGCGAAGCAACTATTGGATAACAGTCTATCGGGATACCAGCATTACTCCCGCACGGAGTTAGTGCAATCGCTTCGTATGTTCTTCATCCAGGGAGAGAACGAGACGGAGATTACGAAGTTCGGCAGTCCGGTCGAGATGGATCGAATCTTGACGGCTGAACAGCAGAAACAGATTCAATCTGAATATGCAGGCGTATATCTGCTTGGGCAAGGAATGGAATATCAAGGTGGTCGCTTCGCAGCTGGAACAGTGACGTTTGAGGCGCAGCAGCCAGGATTGTACGCAATCTTGGAATATCATAAACCATTCAAGGATATGAAAGACTCCTGGGCTGAACGTTATGTCTACTCGTTGGCGGCAAAACATCTGATTCAGGGGATGGACACTGAGAACTACGGTCCTGCCTTGCAGGTAAGCCGAGGCGACTTCATTACCCTGATCATGCGCGCAGCAGGGCTGAATTCTTCGGGGAAAACCGAGGTGTATGCCGATGTACCAGCGAATGCATATTATGCAGCAGCCGTTGCTCAGGCGACCGAACTAGGTATTGTACAAGGAAACGGTAATCTCTTCAGGCCGAAGGATTCAATCAGCCGCGAAGAGGCAGCAATGATGTTGATGAAAGCACAGCAAGTATTGTTTATGGAAAAGCAGGAATCCACGGTAAGAGCAGAATTCTCTGACCAAGGCCAGGTATCTGCTTGGGCTCAAGCTGCTGTAGAGCATGTGAATGCTCATGGACTGATGACAGGCAAAGCGAACCTTCGCTTTGATCCGAAAGGCAAAGTCACACGGGCAGAAATGGCTAAAATAGTGTATATGCTGATTCAAGAATAA
- a CDS encoding ketopantoate reductase family protein: MRIAILGAGSLGTIVGAYLADGGMDVELIDAYQEHVDALNQTGAKVVGTTEFHAKVKAITPDQKSGTYDLVLLLTKQLSNGTILLELLPFLHEESIVCSLQNGIPEENVASIVGPERVIAGSVEFGATFMEPGVSSLTTEYTQFKKYAFQIGELNGETSDRIQRVKTVLDLVGGTHISDNLVGTKWSKLLINNAFSGLSAALNGEYGDILDDEVGIVSAVHIADETIKVGHANGVEFVKMNGFDIASLELQSEQDIPERIKTLRYVMEPSRLLKASMLQDLEKKRKTEIDYINGVVSSKAEGTGIATPYNDLVVKLVQAAEETQTVPDFQTNIEEFKHLVDGR, encoded by the coding sequence ATGAGAATTGCAATACTAGGAGCAGGCTCTTTAGGAACCATCGTAGGAGCATACCTGGCGGATGGCGGCATGGATGTGGAGTTAATTGATGCATATCAGGAGCATGTCGATGCCTTGAATCAAACGGGAGCTAAAGTGGTCGGTACAACGGAGTTTCATGCAAAAGTTAAAGCCATCACTCCTGACCAAAAATCTGGGACATATGATCTTGTGCTGCTATTGACCAAACAATTATCCAACGGTACCATCCTTCTGGAGTTGCTTCCGTTCTTACATGAGGAGAGTATCGTATGTTCCTTGCAGAACGGGATTCCTGAAGAGAACGTGGCTTCCATTGTGGGCCCAGAGCGTGTTATTGCCGGGTCCGTAGAGTTCGGCGCCACGTTCATGGAACCAGGTGTATCAAGCCTCACAACGGAGTACACACAATTCAAGAAGTATGCTTTTCAGATTGGCGAATTAAATGGAGAAACGTCCGATCGCATTCAGCGTGTAAAAACGGTTTTGGATCTGGTAGGTGGAACACACATTTCCGACAACTTAGTGGGTACTAAATGGTCCAAGCTGCTGATCAATAATGCATTCAGTGGTCTGTCTGCGGCATTGAACGGAGAATACGGAGATATTCTGGATGATGAAGTCGGTATTGTAAGTGCCGTTCATATCGCGGACGAAACGATCAAGGTCGGACATGCGAACGGGGTTGAATTTGTCAAAATGAACGGATTCGATATCGCCTCCCTTGAACTCCAAAGTGAACAAGATATTCCTGAACGGATTAAAACGTTACGATATGTGATGGAACCTTCCCGGCTGCTCAAAGCAAGCATGCTTCAAGATCTGGAGAAAAAACGCAAAACCGAGATTGATTACATTAATGGAGTCGTTTCGAGCAAAGCGGAAGGTACAGGAATTGCGACACCGTATAATGACTTGGTTGTGAAGCTGGTCCAAGCTGCTGAAGAGACACAAACGGTTCCTGATTTTCAGACAAACATTGAAGAATTTAAACATCTGGTAGACGGACGTTAA
- a CDS encoding LysR family transcriptional regulator: protein MELLQLKYFQTVAYTEHISKAAQQLNIAQPSLSLTIKRLEDELGTTLFDRKGRNIQLNSSGKILLKHVNRIFTEIENAQLEIQSEEKHVSNIIRISITNPRFLTGLISEYINSNPQTQIHQGIGTKNEIITSLQKGDIDVGITGHPIQDEEIESCVLVNEDIVLVVPSHHPYAGKTNISLHLVANEPFISLADNVEYSNFTTMLCGKAGFVPNQAFEVDSHTLLEIIKLDQGVALLPVSVCRKLGLHYIKIADDSAIYPISLSWTKQKSLSPSVQHFRDFISRYYELNADLFTVVKNRKNS, encoded by the coding sequence ATGGAATTGCTTCAGCTCAAATATTTTCAAACTGTTGCCTATACCGAACATATCTCCAAAGCAGCTCAACAACTGAATATTGCTCAGCCCTCCTTAAGCCTGACGATCAAAAGACTGGAGGATGAGCTTGGTACAACCTTGTTTGATCGAAAAGGGAGAAACATTCAATTGAATTCGTCAGGGAAAATTCTGTTGAAGCATGTTAATCGAATCTTTACCGAAATTGAAAATGCTCAACTGGAGATCCAATCGGAAGAAAAACACGTTTCTAACATCATTCGAATCTCAATCACGAATCCAAGATTCCTTACCGGGCTGATTAGCGAATATATTAATAGCAACCCGCAAACCCAGATTCATCAAGGCATTGGAACGAAAAACGAAATCATCACAAGCTTGCAAAAAGGGGACATCGATGTAGGAATAACAGGTCATCCGATCCAGGATGAGGAGATTGAGAGTTGTGTACTGGTTAATGAGGATATTGTTCTTGTTGTACCTTCCCATCATCCATACGCTGGAAAGACAAACATCTCGTTACATCTTGTTGCAAACGAACCCTTCATATCCCTTGCCGATAATGTGGAGTACAGCAACTTTACCACCATGCTCTGCGGGAAAGCAGGCTTCGTGCCCAATCAGGCCTTTGAAGTGGATTCACACACACTGCTTGAAATCATCAAGCTTGATCAGGGAGTTGCTTTGTTACCCGTTTCCGTATGTAGAAAACTGGGGTTACACTATATAAAAATTGCTGATGATTCAGCGATCTACCCGATTAGTTTATCGTGGACGAAACAAAAATCATTGTCTCCTTCGGTTCAACATTTTCGCGATTTTATCTCTAGGTATTATGAATTGAATGCTGACCTCTTTACGGTGGTTAAGAACAGAAAGAATTCATGA
- a CDS encoding acetoacetate decarboxylase, whose protein sequence is MKIDVNNIAKNLNTPLTAPAYPMPPYKFVNREYLNIIYRTDEKALRAAVPEPLEITEPLVKFEVMWMPDVSGLGAYTEAGQVIPVRFNGEDGDYVHSMYVDNFPAIASGRELTAYPKKLGAPKLYIDSDTLVGTLDYGSLRVATATMGYKHVPMDKELARNEICRPNFMMKIATDYSGNLRICDLIRTQITDIEVKEAWTGPARLQLFEHALAPLADLPVLEVVSASHILTDLTLNAAQPVYNYLEQK, encoded by the coding sequence ATGAAAATCGATGTGAATAACATAGCCAAAAATCTGAATACACCCCTAACGGCACCGGCTTACCCCATGCCGCCCTATAAATTTGTGAATCGGGAATACTTAAACATTATTTATCGAACGGATGAAAAAGCTCTGCGGGCAGCGGTGCCTGAACCACTGGAAATTACTGAACCGCTGGTTAAATTTGAAGTGATGTGGATGCCGGATGTCTCCGGATTAGGTGCATATACCGAAGCTGGGCAGGTTATCCCTGTGCGATTCAATGGTGAGGATGGTGACTATGTGCATTCCATGTACGTGGATAACTTTCCTGCGATTGCAAGTGGCAGAGAGCTTACGGCGTATCCCAAAAAGTTAGGTGCACCCAAACTATATATTGATTCAGATACACTTGTGGGTACGCTTGATTACGGATCGCTTCGTGTTGCAACTGCAACGATGGGATATAAGCATGTTCCGATGGATAAGGAACTCGCCAGAAATGAAATCTGCCGGCCTAACTTTATGATGAAAATTGCTACGGATTACAGTGGGAATTTAAGAATATGTGATTTGATTCGAACCCAAATTACGGATATCGAAGTGAAGGAAGCATGGACGGGACCAGCACGGCTTCAGCTTTTTGAACATGCACTCGCACCCCTTGCCGACTTGCCTGTATTGGAAGTTGTTTCAGCTTCACATATCCTGACAGACCTGACCTTGAACGCAGCACAGCCTGTATATAACTATCTTGAGCAGAAATAA